In a single window of the Xylanimonas protaetiae genome:
- a CDS encoding NAD(P)-dependent oxidoreductase, translating to MKILVPGNVPFDSVPQLDDTDDVVVPYVMRDPIPDEHLDAEVLVAWASPARVLEDAARRLTRLRWVQTLNAGPDAVLAAGFAPDVVVSSGRGLHDGTVAEHTLALVLASVRRIDRSLAAQHAHTWDRGLGKEQASAADGATFTLDGARVTLWGFGSIALRTAPLLAALGAQVTGVAGSAGTRGGFPVVAEASLRDLLPRTDVLVSLLPATPETRHALDADLLALLPPHARFVNVGRGATVDEAALVAALASGALAGAALDVTETEPLPAGSPLWDAPNLILTPHVAGGRPQQAAAFLTEQVRAWKRGGAGAIRNVVGR from the coding sequence GTGAAGATCCTCGTCCCGGGCAACGTTCCGTTCGACTCCGTCCCGCAGCTCGACGACACCGACGACGTCGTCGTGCCCTACGTCATGCGCGACCCGATCCCGGACGAGCACCTCGACGCCGAGGTGCTCGTCGCGTGGGCCTCCCCTGCGCGCGTCCTCGAGGACGCCGCCCGGCGCCTCACCCGCCTGCGCTGGGTCCAGACCCTCAACGCCGGGCCCGACGCCGTGCTCGCCGCGGGGTTCGCCCCCGACGTCGTCGTCTCGTCCGGGCGCGGGCTGCACGACGGGACGGTCGCCGAGCACACGCTCGCCCTCGTGCTCGCGTCCGTGCGGCGCATCGACCGGTCGCTCGCCGCGCAGCACGCGCACACGTGGGACCGCGGGCTCGGCAAGGAGCAGGCGTCCGCGGCGGACGGTGCCACCTTCACGCTCGACGGCGCCCGCGTGACCCTCTGGGGCTTCGGGTCCATCGCACTGCGGACGGCCCCGCTGCTCGCCGCGCTGGGTGCGCAGGTCACGGGCGTCGCGGGCTCGGCCGGCACGCGCGGCGGCTTCCCCGTCGTCGCCGAGGCGAGCCTGCGCGACCTGCTGCCGCGCACCGACGTGCTCGTCTCCCTCCTGCCCGCGACGCCCGAGACCCGCCACGCCCTCGACGCCGACCTGCTCGCCCTGCTGCCCCCGCACGCGCGCTTCGTCAACGTGGGCCGCGGGGCCACCGTCGACGAGGCGGCCCTGGTCGCGGCGCTCGCGTCGGGGGCGCTCGCGGGCGCCGCGCTCGACGTCACCGAGACGGAGCCGCTGCCCGCCGGCTCCCCGCTGTGGGACGCGCCGAACCTGATCCTCACCCCGCACGTCGCGGGCGGGCGGCCGCAGCAGGCGGCGGCGTTCCTCACCGAGCAGGTCCGCGCGTGGAAGCGGGGCGGCGCGGGGGCGATCCGCAACGTCGTCGGGCGCTGA